The following are from one region of the Pseudodesulfovibrio piezophilus C1TLV30 genome:
- the queA gene encoding tRNA preQ1(34) S-adenosylmethionine ribosyltransferase-isomerase QueA produces MEIPPDFQLQSYSYDLPEDRIAQEPSQQRDGSRLLVLDKKDGTLTPANFVDIAQYLPEGALLVANNSRVIPARIFGNKPTGGQVEFLLLTPLPLITPKEENGWQTATVEGLLRASKTPKPHTQVTFSENFHLITETPGPFGRWQAELRWKGDLTTLFKEMGHLPLPPYIKRPDTEADKERYQTTYSDQTKTGSVAAPTAGLHFTPKIRQTLMDKGFGWAEVTLYVGYGTFSPVRCEDIRDHTMHSEYIEVPKKTALAIRQAKKEGRPVISIGTTSARTLEGMFQECGEITEFRGETDIFIAPGYQFQVIDGILTNFHLPESSLIIMISALAGRKTIFSAYACALENNFRFFSYGDAMLIR; encoded by the coding sequence ATGGAAATACCACCTGATTTTCAGCTCCAAAGCTACTCATATGACCTGCCGGAAGACCGTATAGCTCAGGAACCATCGCAGCAGCGGGATGGTTCACGTTTGCTGGTCCTGGACAAAAAAGACGGCACCCTGACCCCGGCGAATTTTGTCGACATCGCTCAATATCTGCCTGAAGGCGCACTCCTGGTAGCCAATAATTCCCGTGTCATTCCCGCTCGGATATTCGGGAACAAACCCACAGGTGGCCAGGTCGAATTCCTCCTCCTGACTCCCCTGCCTCTCATAACACCAAAAGAGGAAAACGGATGGCAGACCGCGACTGTGGAGGGTTTGCTCCGGGCCTCCAAGACTCCTAAACCGCACACACAAGTAACATTCAGTGAGAATTTTCACCTCATCACCGAGACACCCGGCCCATTTGGTCGATGGCAGGCAGAGTTACGGTGGAAAGGTGACTTGACCACTCTCTTTAAGGAAATGGGTCACCTGCCACTTCCTCCCTATATCAAACGCCCGGATACCGAAGCAGACAAGGAACGCTACCAGACTACGTATTCAGACCAAACCAAAACAGGGTCTGTTGCCGCACCGACTGCCGGGTTGCATTTTACGCCAAAAATTCGCCAAACTCTCATGGACAAGGGATTTGGCTGGGCTGAAGTCACCCTCTATGTTGGGTATGGAACATTCAGCCCTGTTCGATGCGAAGATATCCGCGACCACACAATGCACTCGGAATATATTGAAGTCCCTAAAAAAACCGCCCTCGCCATACGCCAGGCCAAAAAGGAAGGACGGCCTGTCATTTCCATCGGAACCACCAGCGCGCGAACGTTGGAAGGAATGTTTCAGGAATGTGGCGAAATAACGGAATTTCGAGGTGAAACCGATATTTTCATCGCTCCAGGCTATCAATTTCAGGTGATTGATGGAATTTTGACGAACTTCCATTTGCCAGAATCGTCCCTGATCATTATGATCTCGGCTCTTGCTGGAAGAAAAACGATTTTCTCCGCATACGCATGCGCCCTGGAGAATAACTTCCGCTTCTTCAGTTATGGTGACGCGATGCTCATACGATAA
- a CDS encoding indolepyruvate ferredoxin oxidoreductase subunit alpha encodes MSRIEVQEDRCKGCLLCTTVCPVDIIVQSDRFNVSGYKVAEVPEADADKCIGCASCAMICPDVAIKVYKTPKKKGGK; translated from the coding sequence ATGTCTCGAATCGAAGTCCAGGAAGACAGGTGCAAAGGATGCCTCCTCTGTACCACGGTCTGCCCTGTGGACATCATTGTCCAGTCGGATCGGTTCAACGTCAGCGGCTACAAGGTCGCCGAAGTTCCCGAGGCTGATGCGGACAAATGTATCGGGTGCGCCTCCTGCGCAATGATCTGTCCCGATGTGGCGATCAAAGTCTACAAAACCCCCAAGAAAAAAGGGGGAAAATAA
- a CDS encoding 2-oxoacid:acceptor oxidoreductase family protein — MRYIDTIIAGFGGQGVMLIGNLLAYAGMKEGLNVTYIPVYGPEMRGGTANCTVVLSDEDIGSPIIHSPKSLIAMNRPSLDKFQPRVADGGVHIINSSLIDMELADQDRLDCHAVPCNEIADQLGNTRMANMVAIGAYVAATRILPVQAVIDSLKNVISERYHKLIPANTEAILAGAKVIS, encoded by the coding sequence ATGCGCTATATCGACACCATCATCGCCGGATTCGGCGGCCAGGGCGTAATGCTCATCGGCAATCTGCTTGCATACGCCGGTATGAAAGAGGGGCTGAATGTTACCTATATTCCCGTCTATGGTCCTGAGATGCGCGGCGGAACAGCCAACTGCACTGTCGTCCTCTCTGACGAGGATATCGGCTCCCCAATCATCCACAGCCCGAAATCACTCATTGCCATGAACCGCCCTTCACTGGATAAATTCCAACCCCGTGTTGCTGACGGCGGTGTCCATATCATCAATTCCTCACTGATCGACATGGAATTGGCTGATCAGGACCGACTTGATTGCCACGCGGTCCCCTGCAATGAAATAGCAGACCAACTTGGTAATACCCGCATGGCCAACATGGTCGCTATAGGCGCCTATGTGGCAGCAACGCGGATTCTCCCGGTTCAGGCAGTTATCGACTCCCTGAAAAACGTGATATCCGAACGCTACCACAAACTCATTCCCGCCAACACAGAAGCAATTCTGGCCGGTGCCAAAGTAATCAGCTGA
- a CDS encoding thiamine pyrophosphate-dependent enzyme: MSDMNEKLVFDKPESVIDRPTHYCPGCHHGIAHRLIGELMDELDLAGKTLMTTSIGCSVFLYNYLNADAVEAPHGRAPAVATGVKRARPDHFVFTYQGDGDLASIGMAEIMHAANRGEKMSVIFVNNTVYGMTGGQMAPTTLIGQKTTTTPAGRCTTHEGAPIRMTEIIASLGGVAFAARGSLDCVKNIRQSKKYLKKAFEFQLNNTGFGFVELLSGCSTNWKMTPLQANERIQNEMIPYFPLGIYKDVSEEGGVC, encoded by the coding sequence ATGTCTGACATGAATGAAAAGCTCGTCTTTGACAAACCGGAATCCGTCATTGACCGCCCCACTCACTACTGCCCCGGTTGCCATCATGGCATTGCCCACAGGCTAATCGGCGAACTCATGGATGAACTCGATCTGGCAGGAAAAACACTGATGACCACGTCCATCGGTTGTTCCGTCTTTTTGTATAATTACCTGAACGCCGATGCAGTGGAGGCACCCCACGGGCGCGCTCCGGCTGTAGCAACCGGCGTCAAACGCGCCCGTCCCGATCATTTTGTCTTCACCTATCAAGGTGATGGTGATCTTGCATCCATCGGCATGGCTGAAATCATGCACGCTGCCAATCGCGGTGAAAAGATGTCCGTCATCTTTGTGAACAACACAGTCTATGGCATGACAGGCGGCCAGATGGCTCCCACGACCCTGATCGGACAAAAAACCACGACAACTCCGGCGGGACGTTGCACTACGCATGAAGGTGCCCCCATCCGCATGACCGAAATAATCGCATCTTTGGGCGGTGTGGCCTTTGCCGCGCGTGGTTCACTGGATTGTGTGAAAAATATTCGCCAATCCAAAAAATACCTGAAAAAAGCCTTTGAATTCCAGTTGAACAACACCGGGTTTGGGTTTGTTGAACTCTTGTCCGGCTGCTCCACGAACTGGAAGATGACGCCACTTCAGGCAAATGAACGAATCCAGAATGAAATGATCCCCTACTTTCCTCTTGGTATATACAAGGATGTCTCCGAGGAAGGAGGTGTGTGCTAA
- a CDS encoding 3-methyl-2-oxobutanoate dehydrogenase subunit VorB, which yields MSKHPERLFVKGNEAIARGALAAKCKCFFGYPITPQNDIPEFMSSEMIKAGGDFVQAESEVAAANMLLGAGAAGIRAMTSSSSPGMSLKQEAISYMAGSEVPAVIINVNRGGPGLGDIGPAQGDYYQSTRGGGHGDYRHFTLAPGNVQEAYDLTIRAFDIAYEHRTPVLLLADAILGQMKEPIIPWTPEGVDEEAGREWALDGHKGQREKRLIKSLFLAEGELAEQNRHLQAKYDSWTELAEAEQFETEDADIVICAYGSIGRIAKTAVRKFRKEGKKVGLFRPITLYPFPSADLLTLAKQGKRFLTIEHNLGQMVDDVRLAIRTVADSDFYPIYPGNLPTPEELEAPILTCLEGK from the coding sequence ATGAGCAAACACCCCGAACGTCTTTTCGTCAAAGGCAACGAGGCCATTGCACGTGGTGCCCTGGCTGCCAAATGCAAATGTTTTTTCGGTTACCCCATCACACCGCAAAATGATATCCCGGAGTTCATGTCGTCCGAGATGATCAAGGCCGGCGGTGACTTTGTTCAGGCTGAATCAGAAGTCGCCGCTGCCAACATGCTGTTGGGAGCCGGAGCCGCAGGCATCCGCGCAATGACATCATCTTCCAGTCCGGGCATGTCCCTGAAGCAGGAAGCCATCTCCTACATGGCTGGTTCAGAAGTCCCGGCCGTGATCATCAACGTCAATCGTGGTGGTCCTGGTCTCGGTGACATAGGTCCTGCTCAGGGAGATTATTACCAATCCACACGAGGCGGCGGACATGGCGATTACCGCCACTTCACCCTTGCTCCCGGCAATGTTCAAGAAGCATATGACCTCACCATTCGGGCCTTTGATATTGCCTACGAGCATCGGACCCCGGTCCTGTTGCTGGCAGATGCCATCCTTGGCCAGATGAAAGAACCCATCATCCCCTGGACGCCCGAGGGTGTGGACGAGGAAGCCGGACGAGAGTGGGCTCTTGACGGCCACAAGGGACAGCGTGAAAAACGCCTCATCAAATCCCTGTTCCTTGCCGAAGGAGAACTGGCGGAACAGAATCGCCATCTCCAGGCAAAATATGATTCATGGACAGAGTTGGCTGAAGCCGAACAGTTCGAAACCGAGGACGCCGATATTGTCATCTGCGCATACGGTTCCATCGGACGCATTGCCAAAACCGCTGTCCGTAAATTCCGCAAGGAAGGGAAAAAGGTCGGTCTCTTCAGACCCATCACCCTGTATCCCTTCCCGTCAGCCGATTTACTCACACTGGCTAAACAGGGAAAACGTTTCCTGACAATTGAACACAATCTGGGTCAGATGGTTGATGATGTTCGCCTTGCCATTCGCACGGTTGCCGACTCCGACTTCTACCCCATCTATCCCGGCAACCTGCCCACCCCGGAAGAACTCGAGGCACCGATCCTCACATGCCTGGAGGGGAAATAA